The genome window TTCCCTTGGATGCCTGCATCAAGACGCTGCTGGAGACGGGACGGGACATGAGCGAGAAGTACAAGGAGACGGCGCTGGGGGGGCTGGCGGTGAATGTGCCGAATTGTTGAGGGCTTGGCCAAGTGACTCGACCCTAGTAGGGTTTTTCCGCGCTTCTCGGACCGAGCTTTCCGATTTGGCCGGTCATATAGGTGGCACTGATGTCTGCACCTATCCCGAAGCCGCTGGTTTCAGCCAGAAAAAGCCTTGCACCTTTCATCCGCAATTCCAGGCCCGTTGAATTGAAGCCCGCAATAAAATTGACACCCAATCCAGTAAAAATTGACACATCGGCATAAGACCAATCGTGGCATGGTGTCTTCAATTTCACATTTGCAAAGGTTGTCGCCGAATAGAGCGTTGCGCCAACTGTGCCACCGACCCCAGCGACGATCAGCGGATACATGACCTCTGTCTGGCGATCTCTGTCGCGGGCATAGAGATTGCCGAAAGTGGCGACCGCAGCCGCCTTGGCGGCATTGCCGACTGTCAGCTCGACATCAAAATTCTTGCCACCAATCGGGCTGTATTGCCTTGCGCCCTCAACCCTTTGGGCTTCGAATGTGGTATTGTCCCGCCAGTCGGACATTCCGGCGATCTTCATCCAGATCCGGCCCTTGTTGCTCTTGATCCCCACGGTCATGGTGCCCGCAAGAACGCCGAACTTCTGGTCGCGGTGAGCATGGGAAATCGAGAACGCAGCGGTGAACTGGGTCCGCGCCGCATTGACACGGACATTGCTGATCTTGCCGTGGCAGGTTTTGCCCCAGCGACAGGTTCCGCGGTTGTTGGTGAAGTCGATCTCCATAACGGCGAATGGCGGGATGCCCCAGACCAGCTCGCTCTCAATATGCCACTTCTCCCCGCCCTGGTCGGGAAACAGATAGTCAGCCATAATCTTATTCCTCAAATAGAAAAGGGGATACGTTCAAAACCAGATAAGTGAGTGGTGCCCGAAATACGGCCTCCAATCAGATACAGGCGCTCGAAAAGCGGAATACAACTTCCGGTTGATAGCGCGAGGAAATTCATAAAATTGCAGGCTCGAAGGTAGCCTATTTAGGCGATTCCGGCAATGAAGCCGTGTTACGGGGCGGGCATGGCTGGGCCCGGAGGGCTTGGTTGGAGCCGCGCTTTGTAGCAAGGGGGCCGGCTAAGCCCCCGAGATCGTGGGACGTCTGCCGGCAAGCGTCGGCGGGGCGACCGGCGCAGGCGAGGAGCCCTGTGCCAGCCCAACCCCCTTGCCTCCTCCCACAAACCCTGCTCACCTCCCCCCATGACCACCAAGCCCCATATCCGCTCCGCTCCGATGGCCCTTCAGGGCGGTTCTGCCCCGGCCACCTCCCTGCCCTCCTCGGCGCTGGCCTTTGCGCGGACCGAGTATCATGAGCGGCTTGCGGCCGTGCGGGCGTCGATGGAGGAGAAGGGGCTGGAGGTGTTGGTCATTTCGGACCCGTCCAACATGAACTGGCTGACCGGCTATGACGGCTGGTCGTTCTACGTGCATCAGGCGGTGATCGTCTCGCTGAGGGACGATCCGGTCTGGTGGGGGCGGGGGATGGATGCGGCGGGGGCGCGGCGGACGGTCTGGATGAGCCAGGATCATATCTTCGGCTACGAGGACTGGCTGGTGCAGAACCCGGACGCGCATCCGATGACGGTGCTGGCGCAGCTGATGAGCGACAGCGGGCACGGGGCTTCGCGGATCGGGGTGGAGCTGGACAATTACTACTACTCGGCAGCGGCGCATCTGGCGCTGACGAAGGGGCTGCCGGAGGCGGATGTGGCCGATGCAACGGGCCTCGTGAACTGGTGCCGGGCGATAAAATCGCCCGCCGAGATCAGCTACATGCGCCGCGCGGGCGAGATCGTGACGGAGATGCACCGGGTGATCGCGGAGGTCGCGGAGCCGGGCATGCAGAAGAATGCGCTGGTGGCGGAGATCCTGAAGGCGGGCGCGCTCGGCACGCGGGGGGCCTGGGGCGACTATCCGGCGATCGTGCCGATGACGCCCTCGGGGATGGACGCGACGGCGCCGCATCTGACCTGGGACGGCGCGCCGATTCCGCGCGGGGAGCCGACCTTCTTCGAGATCGCGGGGTGCCACCGGCGGTATCACTGCCCGCAGAGCCGCACGCTGTTTTTCGGCGAGCCGCCCAACAAGTACCGCAAGGCCGAGGAGGCGCTGATGGCGGCCACGGCGGCGGTGATGGGGGCGGCACGGCCCGGGGCGACCTGCGCCGAGGTGGCGCTGTCCTTCACCCAGACGCTCAACCGCTATGGCTTCGAGAAGAACAGCCGGTGCGGCTACTCGATCGGCCTTTCCTACCCGCCGGACTGGGGCGAGCGGACGATGAGCCTGCGGGAAGGTGACGAGACGGAGTTGCAGGCAGGCATGGTGTTTCACTTCATGCCGGGGCTCTGGCTGGACGATGGTGGGATCGAGCTGACGGAGACGATGCTGATCAACGAAGTGAGCGCGGAGTATCTGGCGATGACGCCGCCGGGGTTGGTGGTGAAACCCTGAAAATTTGAGTCGAATTGTTCTTTTTTTTGCCGGAAATATCCCCGCCGGAGGCATCTGATCTCTTTGGAACACCCGCAGCGGCCATCGCTCGGGGGCCATCGAACGGAAGCCGTGCAGCGGGGCTTGCGACAGTTGCGTAGTGCAGGCCCGTCGATGGCCGGTCGACCCGGGCTGGGCGAAAACCGGCGCGGGTTCGGGGTGCGCCTTGCTCATCGCCGCGCCAGGGGGCAAGGTCCGGCCTGCGCGGAGAGTGACTTTTCAGAATTCGGGCCCAGCGCGCAACGACCCCGCCCGGATCGCCTTCACCTTGGATGTCAGGAAACCCATGTGCCGCGTCTTTGCCTATATCGGGCCGGAAATCCCGCTTGAAAGCCTGCTTCTCGAGCCGGAGAACAGCCTGATCAACCAGAGCCTCGACCCGGAGTTGCATCCGCATCTTCAATTGGCGGGCTGGGGGTTTGGCGCGTGGAGCGAGCACCTGCTGAAGCCGGAGGAGCCGTTTCTCTACCATCGCCCCAAGGCGGCGTTTTACGACGACAATGCCAAGGGGATCATTCCCAGCCTTCAGGCCAGCACCTTGCTCTCCCATGTCAGGGCCTCCAGCTATCAGGCGGGTGTTGTGCAGGCGGATGAAAATTGCCATCCGTTCAGCTTTGAGGGAACGGATTGGATCATTGCCCAGAACGGCGCCCTGCCGAACTGGCGGCTGTTGCAGCGGGAATTGCTGGCGCATTGCGAGGACCGCTTTCTGAGCCAGATGAAGGGCACGACAGATACGGAATTTCTGTATGTTCTGCTCCTGTCGCTGCTGGAGGGCGACAGTGACGCGGCGGTACAGGAGGGGTTCGAGCGGCTGCTGGCGGTCATTGTCGCGGCGATGAAGAAGCTTGATCTGGCGGCATTGACCAAGCTGAAGATCGCGCTGGTGTCGCCCAACCGGATCATCGGGGTCAACTACGGCTGCGGGCACGCGGGGGAGACGGATGTTGAGGGCGACTGGAAGGCCTTGCGCCCTTCCGCGCCCGGCAAGGACGACATGGCGCTCTCCATGCTGCTGGAGCCGATGTATCTGCTGATGGGCAAGAATTTTCTCGACCACGAGAAATCCTACAAGGTCGATGCCTGCCCGGATGGGGAGGCGACATCGGCGATTTTCGCCTCCGAGCCTCTGACCGAGGATAGCGACGAGTGGCTTGAGATCGGGTTTGGGGAAATCGTGGCGCTCGAGCGCAAGGGTGAGCGAATTTCGAAGACCGTGCGCAAGCTGAAGATGTGAGCCTGCGGGCGCTTGCGCCTTCAGCAAGGGAAGGACCCTGCATGGTTGATCGCTACCGGACATTCGAAGATCTCGCTGCCAATCACACGCCGGATGTCGACTACCGCATCCGCAGTGCGGATCGGGGCACTTCGGTGGTGATCCTTGCACCGCACGGGGGTTTCATCGAGCCCGAAACGGCCGAAATTGCCGAAGCCATCGCGGGGCGTGACCTTTCGTTCTATGCCTTCGAGGCGTTGGGGGCCGGGGCGCATGGGGATTTTCACGTCACCTCGCATCTCTTCGATGAGCCCTCTGCGCTGGATCTCGTGGGCAGGGCGGAGCTCGCGGTTGCGATTCACGGGCGAAAGGATGGCGCGGATGACGACGTGTGGCTGGGCGGGCGGGCGGCTGCTTTGCGCGATGCCATCGGTCGAGCGTTGAGGGCCGCCGACTTCGGGGCGGTGCCGAACACCACCCTGCCCGGGGTGCATGAGACCAACATCTGCAACCGGACGCGCTCGGGCGAAGGGGTGCAGCTCGAGCTGTCCCGGTCGCTGCGTCGCAGGCTGGCGGATGAGCCGGCCCTGCTGGAAGCATTCTGCGGGGCGATCCGGCAGGCGATCGGGGCCGCGACTGCTGGCTGAGGCGGAAGCAACTTGCGGACCCGCGCGCGACCCGTGTTAGGCTCCTGTGGAGGTCCACCGAGCAGGAGGTTTCCATGAGACGCAGAATGCGCATTTTCGCCGCCTTGATCCTTACGTTGAGCAGCGCGGCATCCGGCCCATCCACGGCGCAATCCGGGATACCCGGCTGGCTGGCCGCCCATGTCGGCACCGGGGAGGGGCAGATTGCGCCCGTGGTGCTGGAGCGGGCGCGCGGGCTTTATCAGGAGCGGGTGAGACGGCGGGAGGTGAGGAACCCCTGCTACATGGCGATGGATGCCACCAAGCCCGGCGGGTCGGGGCGGTATTACATCATCTGCGAGCAGCAGCAGGTGTTTCGGGCGGTGTCATCAGGGCATGGCAACGGGCGCAAGTTGCAGAAGGCGAATTTTTCCAACGGGCGGCAGTGCTCGCGCAACTTCAGCAATGCGGAGGGCTCGAACCTGACGATGGGGGGCGAGTATGTGACGGCGGAGACGCGGACCTCGTTCAAGGGCTATGTCCGCCAGTCGGGCAAGCTGACGCCGTTTCAGCGCACCTTCCTGCTGTTCGACGGCAGGGGCGAGACCGCCAACGCGCGCGAGCGGGCGATTGGCGGGCATCAGGCGGTGTTCGTGAAGTGGCAGTGCCGGGTAAAGATGCCGGGCAGCCCGTTTGCCGATGACGAGGGCTATGTGCCCTATGGCACGCTGGTGGATTACACCGGCGGGCGCAGCAACGGCTGCACCACATGGTCGGGGGAGACCACGCGGGAGATCCTGCGGCTGGTCGAGAAGAGCCCGACGACGCTGTATATCTACCCCGAGGGGCGCGACATCGACGCGGTGGCCAAGGCGGTGAAGGCGCGGGCTTCGGTTTCGGGGGCGGGTCTTTACTGGAACAGCGCCTGCCTGAGAGAGATCGGCGCGCCCCGGTTCTGGCCCAAGCGCCAGTTGCAGCCGGTCATCAACCGGTGGCGCAGGTCACTGCCGAAGTCGGAGCCGCGCGAGCTGCCGATCTGCCAGTGAGCCCCGGCGCGAGGGTGACTTGCCGGGCGCGGCGGGCCGACATATGACTTTGTCATGCAACAGGCGGACAGGCCCCTTCTAGGTATCACGCTCATGCTGGGGTTCTGCCTTCTGGCGCCCCTGGGCGATGCCACGGCCAAGCTGCTGGGCGGGCATGTGCCGCTGAGCCAGCTGGTGTTCTTCCGCTTTGCAATTCAGGCGGCGATCCTCGTGCCCGTGGTGCTGCTGGCGGGGGGCGCGCTGCGGATGAGCCGGCGGGCGCTGGGGTTTACGGCGCTGCGCACGCTGCTGCATATCGTCGGGATCGGGTCGATGTTTCTGTCGCTGCGCTTCCTGCCGTTGGCGGATGCGGTGGCGATCGCCTTCGTGATGCCCTTCTTCATGCTGCTGCTCGGCTGGTTCTTTCTGGGCGAGGAGGTGGGCGTGCGGCGGCTGACGGCCTGCGCGGTGGGCTTTGTCGGCACCTGCATGGTGATTCAACCGTCCTTCGTGGAGGTCGGCTGGGCGGCGCTGTTGCCGGTGCTGGTGGCGGTGAACTTCTCGTTCTTCATGCTGGTGACGCGGATGATGCGGGCCGATGTAGACCCGGTGGCGATGCAGTCGGTCAGCGGGCTGATGGGCACCGCCGTTCTGGCACCGCTGCTGCTGATTGCCGACGGCACGCTCTGGGCGGAGTTCGACGTGGTCTCCCCTGCCCCGCGCACCTGGGTGCTGATCGCGGCGATGGGCTGCATCGGCACCATGGCGCACCTGCTGATGACATGGAGCCTGCGCCACGCGCCCACGGCCACGCTGGCGCCGATGCAATACCTCGAGATCCCGTTTTCGGCCCTCATCGGCTGGATGATCTTCAAGGAGTTTCCCAACGGGCTGGCACTGGCCGGGATCGGGGTGACGATGGGCGCGGGGCTCTACATCATCTGGCGCGAGCAGATGACAGGGCGGCAAAACCGGCAAGTAACGCGTCCAGCGCCTCCGGCGGCGTGATCACCACCATTCCCGGCGCATCGAAGCTCAGGCGCAGCGGGCCGGTGGTGCGGTTGGAGGTGCCGATCCGGCCTGCGGGCGCGAAGGCGAGCCCGTCGATCGGCCATTCGAGCCCCTCGGAGCGCCCTGTCACCTCGGCCAGCGGATAGAGCGACAGGCGCGTGCCCGCCGGCAGGTCGAGCGCGATTTCGGGCGGGGCGGCAAAGGCGATGTCATCGGCCCCGAGCAGCAGACAGGGCTGGTGGGGATGGCGCACCAGCGCCGTCAGCGCCGCGAGCTGATGGTCGAGCCGCCGCCCGAGAAAGCCGACCGCCAGCAGCATCGGCGCGCGCACCCGTTGCAGCACCTTCTCGAAGTCGGTGCTGTCCTGTTCGGCCA of Oceanicola sp. 502str15 contains these proteins:
- a CDS encoding M24 family metallopeptidase, producing the protein MALQGGSAPATSLPSSALAFARTEYHERLAAVRASMEEKGLEVLVISDPSNMNWLTGYDGWSFYVHQAVIVSLRDDPVWWGRGMDAAGARRTVWMSQDHIFGYEDWLVQNPDAHPMTVLAQLMSDSGHGASRIGVELDNYYYSAAAHLALTKGLPEADVADATGLVNWCRAIKSPAEISYMRRAGEIVTEMHRVIAEVAEPGMQKNALVAEILKAGALGTRGAWGDYPAIVPMTPSGMDATAPHLTWDGAPIPRGEPTFFEIAGCHRRYHCPQSRTLFFGEPPNKYRKAEEALMAATAAVMGAARPGATCAEVALSFTQTLNRYGFEKNSRCGYSIGLSYPPDWGERTMSLREGDETELQAGMVFHFMPGLWLDDGGIELTETMLINEVSAEYLAMTPPGLVVKP
- a CDS encoding DMT family transporter, with translation MQQADRPLLGITLMLGFCLLAPLGDATAKLLGGHVPLSQLVFFRFAIQAAILVPVVLLAGGALRMSRRALGFTALRTLLHIVGIGSMFLSLRFLPLADAVAIAFVMPFFMLLLGWFFLGEEVGVRRLTACAVGFVGTCMVIQPSFVEVGWAALLPVLVAVNFSFFMLVTRMMRADVDPVAMQSVSGLMGTAVLAPLLLIADGTLWAEFDVVSPAPRTWVLIAAMGCIGTMAHLLMTWSLRHAPTATLAPMQYLEIPFSALIGWMIFKEFPNGLALAGIGVTMGAGLYIIWREQMTGRQNRQVTRPAPPAA
- a CDS encoding thiamine diphosphokinase, producing the protein MAALLIDSPDIITLLGGGEVNEACLDAALIHAPRVVAADGGADAALTHGLRPEAVIGDFDSLSPAARAALAPETLHHVAEQDSTDFEKVLQRVRAPMLLAVGFLGRRLDHQLAALTALVRHPHQPCLLLGADDIAFAAPPEIALDLPAGTRLSLYPLAEVTGRSEGLEWPIDGLAFAPAGRIGTSNRTTGPLRLSFDAPGMVVITPPEALDALLAGFAALSSARAR
- a CDS encoding class II glutamine amidotransferase, whose amino-acid sequence is MCRVFAYIGPEIPLESLLLEPENSLINQSLDPELHPHLQLAGWGFGAWSEHLLKPEEPFLYHRPKAAFYDDNAKGIIPSLQASTLLSHVRASSYQAGVVQADENCHPFSFEGTDWIIAQNGALPNWRLLQRELLAHCEDRFLSQMKGTTDTEFLYVLLLSLLEGDSDAAVQEGFERLLAVIVAAMKKLDLAALTKLKIALVSPNRIIGVNYGCGHAGETDVEGDWKALRPSAPGKDDMALSMLLEPMYLLMGKNFLDHEKSYKVDACPDGEATSAIFASEPLTEDSDEWLEIGFGEIVALERKGERISKTVRKLKM
- a CDS encoding murein L,D-transpeptidase catalytic domain-containing protein: MRRRMRIFAALILTLSSAASGPSTAQSGIPGWLAAHVGTGEGQIAPVVLERARGLYQERVRRREVRNPCYMAMDATKPGGSGRYYIICEQQQVFRAVSSGHGNGRKLQKANFSNGRQCSRNFSNAEGSNLTMGGEYVTAETRTSFKGYVRQSGKLTPFQRTFLLFDGRGETANARERAIGGHQAVFVKWQCRVKMPGSPFADDEGYVPYGTLVDYTGGRSNGCTTWSGETTREILRLVEKSPTTLYIYPEGRDIDAVAKAVKARASVSGAGLYWNSACLREIGAPRFWPKRQLQPVINRWRRSLPKSEPRELPICQ
- a CDS encoding poly-gamma-glutamate hydrolase family protein — protein: MVDRYRTFEDLAANHTPDVDYRIRSADRGTSVVILAPHGGFIEPETAEIAEAIAGRDLSFYAFEALGAGAHGDFHVTSHLFDEPSALDLVGRAELAVAIHGRKDGADDDVWLGGRAAALRDAIGRALRAADFGAVPNTTLPGVHETNICNRTRSGEGVQLELSRSLRRRLADEPALLEAFCGAIRQAIGAATAG